The Rosa chinensis cultivar Old Blush chromosome 7, RchiOBHm-V2, whole genome shotgun sequence DNA segment tgtttgtttgtttttctagaAATGTGTCATTTTTACTATTATTTGACCATATTATGTGCATTATATGTATGCAGAACATGTTCACGGCTGGCACTGATACATCATCGAGCACGGTGGAATGGGCAATAGCTGAACTCATTCGGCACCCTCATATGCTAGCGCGAGTCCAGAAAGAGCTTGACGATTTTGTCGGCCACGACCGACTCGTGACCGAATCAGACATACCCAACCTCCCTTACCTCCAAGCCGTGATCAAGGAAACGTTCCGACTCCACCCATCCACTcctctctcgttgcctcgtatGGCAACCGAAAGTTGCGAAATCAACGGCTACCACATCCCGAAAGGCTCCACACTCCTCGTCAATGTATGGGCCATATCACGTGACCCGGCTCAATGGGCCGACCCACTGCAGTTCAAGCCCGAGAGGTTCCTGCCAGGGGGCGAAAAGCCTAATGTTGATGTTAGGGGAAACGATTTTGAAGTCATACCCTTCGGTGCCGGGCGAAGAATATGTGCCGGAATGAGCTTGGGCCTGCGTATGGTCCATTTAATGACTGCAACATTGGTCCACGCATTTGACTGGGCCTTGGCTGATGGGCTGACGGCTGAGAAGTTAAACATGGATGAAGCATAtgggctcactctacaacgagCTGCACCGTTAATGGTGCACCCGCGCACCAGGTTGGCCCCAGGTGCATATAAAACATCATCATCTTAATTAGAGAGCTATGTTCTAGTGTGGCCGGTTTGATGTCTCCATGTTTTCTATTTAGGTTTGAATCTGTAAGATAAGgtgattcattttttttttttggaaataagATAAGGTGATTCTATGCATGCTGAATCACAAGAGTTGCTATCTAAATTCCATGTCCAATGAAAACGTTCTTCTTCCCTTTTGTAAAACTTTCTCTTATATAATATATTCTTTTGATTtgttaaatatatttatttcaATCATCTTGATCGAGATTCAAGACATAACTACTCAACAATGCAATAACGCAATAATGTAACAATGTGTACCAAGTTGACTATGGCTAACTTTCCCCTAGAAAGACCTATCTTTGGAATAGGTCTTTCTAGGGGAAAGTTAGTCATAGTCAACTTGGTACACATTGTTACATTATTGCGTTATTATATTGTTGTATAGTGTAATTGACTCATAGTAGAACTCATTTTAAAAGGGTGAGGTATGACTTCGATGCGTGGAAAGAGCTGCAGATCCTATTAGAACAAAAGAGATAGATGTCAAGTTGCTGATATCAGTCGACATGCTTGATGGCCAATAAAgagagggagaaaaaaaaaagcaactaTCTAATACTTTAATAACATGACCAACCGACTTAAAGAAGGAAAGAATGGTCATGTTACGTCATCTATATATCAGTTGCACGGTGGGAAAGCCAGGAATCAAGACTCCAGGGGGATTGATACTTTGATGCATCACATATTCATCTAAAGTCTTTACGCACGCGCGCACACACAATGtacaatatatacacacacacacacacccttcACTCACCCAAACAAAAGTATCACATATCTTAGAAGTCCGCACCTGAAAGAATTTTGAACAAGAAATTATGTTTAATTACATTTAGATGTAGATTTAatgatgaaaaataaaacaagtcaatttaaatttttttttttcatcgttGAATTTACATCTAATGATACTTGAGTATCAGTTAACAATAGTGATGTTCACCTGGTTAGTTTCTGACCAACAAATTAtactatcattttttttttttaaagtgttACTCAATCACTTcaggatgtaaatccaatggtggAAAAATAAAACTACTCAACTTAAAAATAACTTTTTCAAGGTGAAAACGATGTTATCAATTGTATGGTCACTTGCAAAAGTCAAAAGTTTAAGCAATTTTTCATCCCCAACTCCAatagattctctattttacagccatctctaaaatcttcataatctttttaaaattttagagattgctataAAGATTATGAAGATTTTAGAAATTGCTAtaaatttagagaattttgttttctcttttctcactgtccctaaggggggtgtattcaattcagattttaaaagattttgtttgagtttttataatccatggatttacttaatccatgaattgtttaaattctatatggactctaATTGATTCTAATAAATTGATTTACTggtatttgttttgattttacaAGTCCTTATGATATTTTTGGtagattaatttttttcttcttctttaaaggCAATGGATatatggatccaactataattctatatcaatgacaaaaaagtgtgtgtgtgtatggtaATGTACCATTCTTTGGGGAAAGACTACAAactatattaattgaaactgagGAGTACATGGAGTGATGCAAacgcataaaaagaaaaataataaaacatgACAAGATGCACAGTTGCAtctataatgaagaaaaaataataaaatataacaagatgcacaaacgcatctaGAGTAAAAGGTAACAAGGACGTGACTTGATACCAAAAAATTTGATATCGCTAcactgcatatgtcacgagAGCAGTGTAAATGTAGTAGTAACCATAGACGTAACCGTAACCGATGATAGGAATTACCTAGGAGAGGTGATTCGATCACCAAGAGCTCGAAAGTGACTGAAGGTGTCAAAAACTCGAATTTCAGCAGACGAACTCCAAAAAACCAGAACCAATACCAACACAAAATGAGCATCTGTCTCGAATCTAAGATCCGAATTTGGGTACGACCTGGGTCCCAAATTCGGACCCAAATCCTTCCCGAATCCAGAGACAAGCCCACCAGCCCAAATAAGGCAAGAGTTCAGGCCCATGTGCCAAGGTCAACCTATCTAGAAACGCTAAGGACACCCAATTTGCTGGGCACCCTAGCGCCGATCATCTCTGGTCTGAAAAGCCATGCTGCCCATCAGATATGACGCTCCGTCGATGAAGTTTGAAGAGGAGCAGACTAGGAGAAGGTGCCCAACGATGGAGAGCACTGTGACCCCTTGAAAAGGACTCCTCCCCATCGAAGAAGACCCGATCTCTCCGCTAGAAGGGTCAAACAATGCGCCTCCGTCCAACGTAAGAACAAAATAGCGCTGGTCCTACAACACCCAGATCCGCACTGATTCAAATTGATCCAACCTTTGAGGCGCGCTCGCCTTGGCCTTGATGTCCCTCCATCGTGAACCACCAAGCGAAAACACCGATCAGCGTCACGGTACCCCGCAAACTtccgatcgatatgccaaagcATTCCAGGTACCACAACCAGCGGGTTGAACAGAGGCAAGCCACGATCTCAGAGAGATCGACCAACAGGCACCGTGAGGAGGGGAGACCTCAACCGGAGCTAAATTTTTTGATATTAGAAGCCCTAGGGATAGGGTTCGCCGCCATAGagggaaaagagagagagcagtcGCTCTCATCTTTAATgtaccattctttatgttgtgtgtTAGTGTGtaatgatatatgaataataagagaaaactaatcagccaaaatgttacacaaaaaataaagtaataaactaatgacataatttatttcatatttaatttacaaaagaaacatgtgtgtatgtatcatcttaacaataccattgaaagtgagcttaattatctaaaatgattaaaaataaaaaataaaattattagaTGAAAACAGAGGCAGAGGTAGAGGAGGATAGTGAGAAGATAGGTCtaagacaaaatggatgagtATCATCTATTGAgagctactttttttttttttgtgaatagcttcttcattttttgagtgagaaagaatccatcaaaatctcttgggaagtggttgaattgtttttgagttttgatatgtataaaaagcactataaaatccttcaaaattcagcatttaatgaaatccttaaaaatccgTATATTTTTGAATATCTGCatatttgaatggataattctaaatcttaattgaatacatcaagattttaaaggattattaagaatctcaattgaatacccatagaccttcaaaatacaaaaaaatcttgtagattcttaaatgaatacacccccctaaaatGAGGATAGTTAATGAAAATCTGTTAAAACAAAATAGACTTATTTTTtctaagagaaaaatcaaaatacgaggactgttggagttgctcacaaacttagagcaactccaacagctttcctataatttttatattatagagaagcaaaagtcaaacctttagcctatttttcttctccaactccaacagattccctagtttacagtaatctataaaatctccatattcttctttaaaattttggagtttgctgtaaatatagggaattttgttttctctctcctcactttccttaaaatagagatagttatagggaatctgttggagcaaaagagactatttttttttcctaaagtagagaaaaatcaaaatatagggaatctgttggagtttcTCCTGACTAGACTAGATGAACATTATTGTCTTAATGGCAACCAGGTGAACATTATTGCGTTAATAGTGCACTCTCGCATAGTGGTGCGTGACGCAGAAGCGACGTCGTGATCTCTATATTACCAAAactaatgctatactttctttgattAGCCTAAACCCTTGATGCAATCTCCTCGGCCAGAGCTATGGCAACAGATCTCCTACAACACCTGAACGCCTCGGTCAACCCGCCGATCCCAAGCCTTCCCGCCACCGTCGACGGCGAGGATCGGAGGTTGTCCAGCTCAAACTGCCATGGCCTCTGGTACAGCGCCGTTCTCGTCGTCCCTTCCGTCATTTTCTTGGTCTACTTGGCCTTCCACGCCAAGAAGAACCTCAAGAAGCTCTCAAATGGCAGCTCTTATATCATGATTTCCTATTATGCCCTCGTCTGGGTCGCCGCCCTCCTCAACCTCGCCTGGTGCGCTCTTCAGGTCCGTGCAGCTTtcgctttctagggtttgaaatTGCTTTTGGAATTTTAGGGTTTGAGATGAAATTGGCGTTTGCAATACAGGGTTGGCAATGCTCTGGTGGAAAGGCGGTGGCTTGGAATCTGTTGACTTTGTTCACAGCTTCTGCAATGATGTGTTTGGAGATTAGCTTGGTGGCTTTTTTGCTCCAGGACAATTACTCGACTGGAGTTGAAGCTCTAGCTCAGACTTTCCTTTTCTCAGGGATCGTTGTGAGCGTGGATACACTGCTCAAGGTACTATTGAAAATCCATGTTTTTACCTGTTTGTAATTGACCACTTGTTTCTGCATAATGTGATTTCGGCTTAATCTTTCGATATGACATATTTTGGTAGCAGTAGATTCTGTATGTATGATGTGGGGTGGTCTTGTTCCGGTTTCCACTTGTTTGTAGTATTGTTGAGTGGATTATTACTGAATCAGTTCATTCAGATCCACAGTCTGAATCAGATAATGTGACCATCTGTTAGTAATTTCTTTTACTACTACTTCCAATTTTATGTTCCAAAACCCTTTTGCTGTCTCTGAGCATGCACTCATTCGTTCAGTGGTAGAACAAGCAATTCAATGATCTCAGCAAAAGATCCTATTCTTCAAAGGGGTTGCAACCTGGTGTTTTAGTCTTGAAGAAGTGTAGTGTGTTTTATTTTAACTTGACGAAGAAGTTTAGTTACTTAACACTCTTGACAGTTACCTCTTGCATATGCAAAATGGTAACAGAAGATTACATATATACACCCAACACTGTGCGATCAATAGATTAAATGGTGGAGAGTGGAGGTCCGCAAAAGGGATTTGTGGCGGATGTTCACTCTAAAACTAAAACAGGCCTTGTATATCTATGATTTAGTTGTCTTTGTATTTCTTTCCCCGTTCTTATTTTAACATCTTTGTGTTTCTCATTCCGttccaatgaaaaaaaaaaaaaaaaattggcttcCACCTATGTACTGGCACTGGCACTCGAACCATCTTTACATCTATGGGTTTAACATAAGCCTTGTTCAATTTCAGGCAATCTATGTATTTGGATTTGGGGTCCCTCTCTTCATGGTTGGTGTTGGAGGTACGACTGGAGTGAAATGGGGCCTATGGTTCTTCCACAAATCATTGCTTACTGCAGTCTATGGCTTCATATTGTTTGTGCATTTCTCCAAATGGAGAGAAAAGCTTCCGCGTGAGTACATGTCTGGTTCTTCTATTGCCACAGCTTTGTTTGACCAATTTAACGTGTAGTTCTGTTCTCATGTTTACAGCCAGACCAGCCTTCTACAACTACATTGTCGTGATGTTTGTATTTGGTGCTGTGACAATGTTTGCTTGTGGGCTTGCTGGAATCGGGGCTGGTTTTGGCATTTGGTAATTAAAGATTTGTTGAAAATTTGAATTAGGACAAAGTTATTATCATTATCTTGCAATTAAAAATTTGAAGTATGTATCTCTTGCAGGTTGTACAATTTGACAGAAATATGTTACCACGCTCTCTATCTTCCTTTTCTATATGTAACCTTCCTGGCAGATTTTTTCCAGGTGATCATTTCAGAATCATGGTTAAACAATGTTTTCTGGTTTTCAACAGCTTATGGGAAGGTGATAATCATGTAaaattatgttttcttgtttacaGGAAGAACAATTTCTTCTGGATAATGCATATTACTCTGAGATGAAGGATGCAGGGTTCTTCGATGCTGATTGGGATTAGTCTCTTGGTAACTTGTAACCATCCGGCCCTGCTTTGAATACCTTGTAAATAAGATGCAATGTGTATTTCAAGGGTAAATTAGCGCACGAAACAAAAACCATACTCGTTGGGTAATAATTGTAAATGCAACTTTGTTGAGTAGTGAGAGCAAATCTAATTGACTAATTCTGTAGCCATCTGTGCTTGCCAGAGCTCATTCATGTTGCTTGGATGGTCGAGCTGAAGAAATTCATGCTAATTTTTcacaaatttttcttttctttgcatAGTCTGGTACCGTCTAGTCTAGTGATATtagattattttgttgttgttggaagtcCCGGGTACGACTCATAGACTAATTATTGTATATTCTCAATCTTTTATGTTATCTTCAATTGCACC contains these protein-coding regions:
- the LOC112175828 gene encoding protein CANDIDATE G-PROTEIN COUPLED RECEPTOR 2 translates to MATDLLQHLNASVNPPIPSLPATVDGEDRRLSSSNCHGLWYSAVLVVPSVIFLVYLAFHAKKNLKKLSNGSSYIMISYYALVWVAALLNLAWCALQGWQCSGGKAVAWNLLTLFTASAMMCLEISLVAFLLQDNYSTGVEALAQTFLFSGIVVSVDTLLKAIYVFGFGVPLFMVGVGGTTGVKWGLWFFHKSLLTAVYGFILFVHFSKWREKLPPRPAFYNYIVVMFVFGAVTMFACGLAGIGAGFGIWLYNLTEICYHALYLPFLYVTFLADFFQEEQFLLDNAYYSEMKDAGFFDADWD